DNA sequence from the Cupriavidus sp. WKF15 genome:
CTAGGTCGCGGTAGCGCACATGCCAGGACAACGCTTCCTCTAGCAGGTGTGGCGTCTGCCCGCCAAGCCGGCTGGCGCGGCGGAAGTAGTCGTTCAGCACGTCGCGATAGGCCGGATCCGCGCAGTTGTCGATGACCTGCCTGGCGCGTTCGCGTGGCGCCAGGCCGCGCAGGTCGGCCAGACCGTGCTCGGTCACGATGATGTCGACATCGTGCTCGGTGTGGTCCACATGCGCCACCATCGGCACGATGCTGGAAATATCGCCGCCCTTTGCCACGGACTTGGTCACGAATACCGACAGATGCGCATTGCGTGCGAAATCGCCCGAGCCGCCGATGCCGTTCATCATGTGCGTGCCGCCGACATGCGTCGAATTGACATTGCCGTAGATGTCACACTCCAGCGCGGTATTGATGGTGATGAGCCCGAGCCGGCGCAGGATCTCCGGATGGTTGCTGATCTCCTGCGGCCGCAGCACCAGCCGCGACCGGTACCGCTCCAGGTTCGCGATGAAGTGCTGGTAGACCGGGCGCGACAGCGTCACCGACGACGCCGAGGCAAATGCGAGCCGCCCCGAGTCGAGCAACTCGATCGTGCTGTCCTGCAGGACCTCGGAGTACATCTTGAGATCGTGGAACGGCGAGTCGATCAGCCCATGCAGCACGGCATTTGAAATCGTGCCGATGCCGGCCTGCAGCGGCTGCAGCGACGGCGACAGCCGCCCTGCGCGGACTTCGCGCCCGAGAAACTCGCTCAAGTGGCCCGCGATCTGGCGCGTGCCTTCATCGGGCGGCAGCGCGTTGGATGGACTGTCGTCCTTGCCAGTGATGACAATCGCGGCAATCTTTTCCGGATCGATCGGGATATACGGCAAGCCGATGCGCTGCTCGGCGGAAATCAGGGGGATCGGCTGCCGGTATGGGCGCTGCACCGGGAAGTAAATGTCGTGGAAGCCCTCGAGCGCCAGCGGCATGTTCATGTTGATCTCGACGATCACCTTGCGCGCAAGCATGGCAAAGCTGGCCGAGTTGCCGACCGAAGTGCTCGGCACGATGCCGCCCTGCTCCGTGATCGCGACCGCTTCCACCACGGCCACGTCCACCGGCGCAATCTGGCCGGAGCGCAGTTGCTCGACCGTCTCGGACAGATGCTGGTCGATGAACATGACTTCGCCGGCGTTGATCTTGCGCCGCAGGGTCTCATCGGACTGGAAAGGCAGGCGGCGCGCGATCACGTCGGCCTGCGCCAGCACCTTGTCGATATCGTTGCCGAGCGACGCGCCGGTCATCAGCGTGATGCGCAGCGGCTCCGTGGCGGCGCGGCGCGCCAGTGCGAATGGCACTTCCTTGCAGTCGCCCGCACGGGTAAAGCCGCTCATGCCCACCGTCATGCCGTCGCGGATGAGCTCGGCTGCCGTATCGGCCGAGACCACCTTGTCCAGCAGCCTCGGCAGGCGAATGCGTTCCTTGTACATCTTCATCTCCGGTTGCCGGGCGGTTCCGGTCCACCCGTGCGCCCCCGGAAGTCATGGCGTCGGGGGTTGGAAAGGCAGTGTAGTCACGTCGCCGCATTCCAACATGGATTTAAATTCATAAAAACAAGTCGCTTTTTTCATAAACCTCAAACAAGGGCGAAGTGCCGGCCATGCCCCCTCCATTTGCGCAGAAAAGGGCCTTCCGGCTACGGCGGGACAAACCCTAGGAAACATACAAAAAGCCTTGGCTTCTGGTAGTGTCTGCCGCATCAGGAAAGACCGCCCCGATTTGACCCTGGAGTCGAGGCGCGGCGCCTGTGCCGCCCGGGCCGGCCAAGCTCCGGCCCAAGAGCGTTGCAATGTCGGCGACAGACATGAGGAGACGCCAAAACATGCATAGCAAACCACTCGAACCCAACGAGCCGGTTGTCCTTGCCCTGATGGACGCGGTCACCGCCTGGCAAGGTGCTTTGGAACAGACCCTTTCGGCCTCCGGGCTCAACTATGGCAAATGGCTCTTGCTGCGAGCCATCATGCAGAACGCATTCGTGCGCCACGAGCCGCTTGCGGGCGTCATGCCGATCGACGCCGCACGCGCCGAACACATGCTGGGTGAGTTACAGCGCGACGGCTGGATCGAGTATTCAGACTCCGGCGCACCGCGGATCAGCGCTGCGGCTGAGGGCCGCGTCGAACGCGTGTGGCAGGCGGTCAAAGCCCTGCACTCGGTCTCGGTATCGCCATTCAGTTCGCACGAGCGCGTGGCACTCGGCGCGCTGTTGCAGCGCATGAAGCTGACTTTGAGCGATCACTCCGCGCGCCGTAGCCGCAACCCGGCTAACGAGCCGGTGACGCTGCACACCGCGGCAGGGCGTGTGGGGGCTGGTGGCACCGGCGCAGCGCAGCCGATGTCCGCCTGATTTACCCCGAAGGCGCTGTCCGGCGCCGTGCTGGCGGGCAAGTTCGCCCCCCACGACTTTCCCCTCGCAACGTGCTGTTTTTTCCTAAAGTATGAGCATGCACCGGCACATGCATCGTCTGAGTCCAGACGCGCTGCATGGGCCGCCCCCCGCGCCCCATACCGCAAGGAGGCACCATGCCGCAGGAGAACGAAGAAAAAGTCGCACACCTGCAGGAAGAAATGCTGGCGTTCGCGCGGGAGCGACTGCCCGCGGCGGGGTTCGAGCTGCTCGGACCGATTCTGCGGCATTACTACGACCAGACCGACGCCGATGACCTGATCCACCGGGACGTCGCGGACATGTATGGCGCCGTGATGGCGCATTGGCAGACGGCGCAGAAGTTCGTGCCTGGCACCGCGCGCATCCGCGTGTACAACCCGAACCTGGAAGAGCACGGCTGGCACTCCGACCATACCGTGGTCGAGATCGTCAACGACGACATGCCCTTCCTGGTCGACTCCGTGACCATGGAGATCAACCGCCTGGGGCTGGTGCTGCACTCGGCGATTCACCCGGTATTCCGCGTATGGCGCGGTGTCAAAGGCAGCATCGAGAAGATCGAACTCGGCGGCGCCGGCAGCGACGCCGAATCGCACCTGGAATCCTTCATCCACTTCGAGGTGGACCGCACCGGAGAGCCGGCGCGGCTGGAGGCGCTGCGCAGCGGCATTGCACGCGTGCTCGGCGACTTGCGCGCCGCGGTCGAAGACTGGCAACGCATGCGCGAGATCACCGAGACCACCATTGGCACGATGGCGCAGGCCCCGGACGCCGCCAGCGCCGACAGCACGGAAGGCCGGGCCGTCCTGGAATGGATGCTCGACGACCACTTCACTTTCCTCGGCCAGCGCGACTACGAGCTCATCTCGCAGGACCAGCGCTATTTCCTGCGCGGCGTTCCGGGCACCGGGCTTGGCATCCTGCGCGAAAGCCTGCGTGCGCCCGAAGCCGAAGACCTGACGCCGCTGCCCGCCGCAGCCACGTCCATCATCCAGGGCAGTTCGCCGATTTTCCTGACCAAGGCCAATTCGCGCTCCACCGTGCACCGCCCCGGCTACCTGGATTACATCGGCGTCAAGCTGCTCGATGCCAACGGCAAGCTGTTCGGCGAACGCCGCTTCGTGGGCCTGTACACGTCCACGGCGTACACCTCGCCGATTGCCGAGATACCGCTGGTACGGCGCAAGTGCGCGAATATCCTGGCCCGTGCCGGGTTCCTGGCCAAGGGTCACCTGTACAAGTCGCTGGTGACCATCCTCGAGCAGTATCCGCGCGACGAACTGTTCCAGATCGACGAAGACGAATTGTTCGACATTGCGATCGGCATCCTGCGGCTGCAGGAACACCAGCGCACGCGGCTGTTCGTGCGGCGCGACCGCTTCGACCGCTTCGTGTCCTGCCTGGTGTTCGTGCCACGCGACAAGTACAACACCGACCTGCGCCAGAAGATCCAGAAGATCCTGATGAGTGCCTTCCACGGCAACGCGTGCGAGTTCACGCCGCTGCTGTCGGAATCGCCGCTGGCGCGCATCCAGCTGACTGTGCGCGGCGAGCCCGGCAGCATGCCGCAAGTCGACACGCAGGAACTGGAAGCGCGCATCGTCCAGGCCAGCCGCCGCTGGCAGGACGACCTGGCCGAAGCGCTGCACGAGAGCCGCGGCGAGGAACAGGGCAACCGCATGCTGCGCCAGTACGGCGGCTCCTTCCCGGCCGGCTATCGCGAAGACTACCCGGCTCGCACCGCCGTGCGCGACATCGAACTGATGGAACATGCGCTGCGGGGCAACGGCATCGCCATGAACCTGTACCGCCCGATCGAGGCGGTACCGGGCGCTTTCCGCTTCAAGGTCTATCGTGCCGGCGAGCCGATCGCGCTGTCGCACAGCCTGCCGATGCTCGAACACCTTGGCGTGCGCGTCGACGAAGAGCGGCCCTACCTGATCGAGCCGGACAGTGGCGCGCCGTTCTGGATCCATGACTTCGGGCTGGAGATCGCGGACAGCGCCGGCGGTGCCGATTTCGATATCGAACGCATCAAGGCGCTGTTCGAAGACGCCTTCGCGCGCGCGTGGAACGGGGAGATCGAGAACGACGACCTCAACCGGCTGGTTTTGCGCGCCGAGCTGGCGGCGCGCGATGTGACGATCCTGCGCGCGTACGCGAAGTACCTGCGCCAGGTCGGCTCGACCTTCAGCGATGCGTACATCGAACGCGCACTAACCGGCAATCCCGCCATTGCAGCCAGGCTGGTGGCGCTGTTCGTCGCACGCTTCGACCCGGCCGCGGCCGCCACGCGCGATGCGCGTTGCCAGCAATTGCTGGCCGACATCGAGACCGCGCTGGACCAGGTTCCGAACCTCGATGAGGACCGCATCCTGCGCCTGTTCCTCGGGGTGGTCAACGCGACTGTACGCACCAACTACTTCCACCGCGATACCGGCGGACAGCCGCGCCCCTACGTTTCGTTCAAGTTCAATCCCTCCCAGGTTCCCGGCCTGCCCGAGCCGCGCCCGATGTTCGAGATCTGGGTCTACTCCCCGCGCGTGGAAGGCGTGCACCTGCGGGGCGGGCGCGTGGCCCGGGGCGGCCTGCGCTGGTCGGACCGGCGCGAAGATTTCCGTACGGAGGTGCTGGGCCTGATGAAGGCGCAGATGGTGAAGAACACGGTGATAGTGCCGGTCGGCTCCAAGGGCGGCTTCGTCGTCAAGCGGCCACCGCCGCCCACCGACCGCGATGCCTTCCTGCAGGAAGGCATCGCCTGCTACCAGACGTTCCTGCGCGGCCTGCTCGACCTGACCGACAACCTGGTTGCCGGTGCCCTCGTGCCCCCGCCGGACGTGGTCCGCCTCGATGACAACGATCCTTACCTCGTGGTTGCTGCCGACAAGGGCACCGCCACCTTCTCCGATTTTGCCAACGCGATCTCGGGCGAGTACGGGTTCTGGCTCGGCGATGCCTTCGCCTCGGGCGGCTCGGTCGGCTATGACCACAAGAAGATGGGCATCACCGCGCGTGGCGCATGGGAATCGGTCAAGCGGCATTTCCGCGAAATGGGCATCGACACGCAGACCACCGACTTCACCGTGGCCGGCGTCGGCGATATGTCGGGCGACGTGTTCGGCAACGGCATGCTGCTGTCACCCCATATCCGGCTGGTGGCTGCGTTCGACCACCGCCATATCTTCCTGGATCCGGATCCGGACCCCGTGTCCAGCCTGCAGGAACGCGTGCGCATGTTCGCGCTGCCACGCTCGAGCTGGGCCGACTACGACAGCAAGCTCATCTCCGCGGGGGGCGGCGTGTTCCCGCGCACGGCCAAGACCATCGCGCTGTCGCCGCAGGTGCAGGCCGTGCTCGGCGTCACCGCGAGCACGCTGTCGCCTGCCGAGCTGATCCACGCGATCCTGATGGCGCCTGTGGACCTGCTCTATAACGGCGGCATCGGCACCTATGTCAAGTCCAGCCAGGAAACCCACCAGCAGGCCGGCGACCGCACCAACGACGCCGTGCGCGTCAACGGCGCCGAGCTGCGCTGCAAGGTCGTCGGCGAAGGCGGCAATCTCGGCTTCACGCAGCTTGGCCGCATCGAGTTCGCGCGCCGTGGCGGACGCATCAATACCGATGCCATCGACAATTCGGCCGGCGTCGATTGCTCGGACCATGAGGTCAACATCAAGATCCTGCTCGGCCAGGTCGTGGCCGAAGGCGAGATGACCGAGAAACAGCGCAACAAGCTGCTGGCCGAGATGACCGATGAAGTCGGCCTGCTGGTGCTGCAGGACAACTACTACCAGACCCAGGCCTTGTCGGTGGCAGGCCGCAACAGCGCCGCATTGCTCGATGGCGAAGCGCGCCAGATCCGCTGGCTTGAACGCGCCGGCCGCCTCAACCGCGCGCTGGAATTCCTGCCCGGCGATGAAGAGATTGTCGAACGCAAGGCCGCCGGCGAAGGCCTGACTTCGCCCGAGCGCGCCGTATTGCTCGCGTACAGCAAGATGTGGCTCTACGACGAACTGCTCGCCTCGGATGTGCCCGAAGACAAGCTGGTGGCCGACCTGCTGGTCGACTACTTCCCGGTGCCGCTGCGCCAGCGCTATGGCGATGCCATGCAGCGGCACCCGCTGCGCCGCGAGATCCTGGCCACGCACCTGACCAACCTGCTCGTGAACCGGATCGGCGCGACGTTCGTGCATCGCATGATGGAGGAAACGGATGCCGGGCCTGCCGAAATCGTGCGCGCCTGCCTGCTCGCACGCGATGTATTCGGGCTGACGGCGCTGTGGCAGGAGATCGATGCACTGGACAACCGCTTGGCTGATGCCGAGCAGGCACGCATGTTCAGCGCCGTCGGCCAGTTGCTGGAGCGGGCCTGCCTCTGGTTCATCCGCTACCTGCGCACCGGTGGCACCGCCGAAGCGGGTATGGCGCGCTTCGCGCAATCGGCCCAGTGGCTTACGCCGCAGTTGCCGGCCCTGCTGCCGCAGGCCGATGCGGCGGCACTGGCCGAGCGTGCGCAGGCCCTGACGGAGGCTGGCGTAGAGCCCGCGCTGGCCCAGAAGGTCGCCAGCCGCGACATCGCAGCGGCTGCGCTCGATATCGCGGAAGTGGCAGCTTCCTGCAACCGTCCGCTGGAGCTGGTGGCGGGGGTCTACTTCGCACTCGATACGCAGCTCAGCTTCAACTGGCTGCGGGAGCGTGCGCAGGCGCTGCCCGCCGATACGCATTGGGACTTGCTGGCGCGCACCACCACGCTCGACGACCTCGGGCGCCTCAAGCGCGCCCTGATGACCAGCGTGCTGGCGCAGTCCGGCGACTATGACACGGCCGAAGCACTGATCGACGCCTGGCGCGCCAACCGGCAAGCCGCGCTCGAACGATTCACGCGCATGCTGACCGACCAGCGTGCATCGGGCGCCACGGGACTGTCGATGCTGTCGGTGGCCATCCGCGAGATCGGCATGCTGGAACGCAGCTGAGGCGCGCCGGGCCGGTCCGCTCAGTCCTCTTCCGCGTCCGGCTCGCGGGGGCGGAACTCGAGCCCGAGCAGGACCAGCAGCTCGAAGGCATCCGCGAGCAGGTGCGTCTGCCTTGGCAGCAGGCTGGCATACGGCATGTCATAGATCGACTGATGCGCCGCACGCTGGCCCTTCAGGCCACGGTCCCGGGCGATATCCGACAGCAGCGCCGCAAAGCCGGACAGATCCTGGGCGGACAACGCGGAATTCAGCACCCTGGCAATCACCTGGGGCGACGCGCCTGCCCAGCCGATCAGTTCGGCGTTTGAGGCTGAATTGGGAGGGAGATGGGAAATTTCCATGCGCTGTCTAACGGTCTGTACCGCAGCTCCTTAAGCCGGAAGTAACGTAGCAATTACCCTACATGCGAGGGGGTTCAACCCACATCAGCCATTGCGTTGCACCCACTGGCGCGCCCACGCGATGGCCGCCACGCGTGCTTCGTCCGGGGTGGGATAAGTGGCCGGCGGCCCACCACCCTCCAGCACGACGGCTCCGGCCTCCCAGATATCGCACACGGCCTTGAAGCGATCGATACTCAGCGCGTGGCAGAACACGTGGACCATAAAGCCACGGTATTCGACGATGTCGGTGGCCGCTTCGGGCAATGGCTTCGGGTCTACCGCCTGCTCCGGTGCGGCGGGCATGGATTCGGTGGCGCCCGCCTCCGCATGCCGGCGCGCGCTTTTCGCCGCCCACGCGCAGAGGCACGCCAGCGCGACGCCGGTCAGCAAGCCCATCCCAAACCAGCACGCCCTGCTTTGACAATGCGCCATGGCAGCCCCCTCGGACACGTAGAGCGAAGCGCAGCGGCATTCCTGCCGGTATCTGGTTCAGGTTATACCAAGGGCGGTCATGCCGGCGGCGCGACTGCAGGGTCAGTCGCACCGGCACATGCCGTCTCGACAGATGACGCGGGCACGCCAGGCATTTATACTGTACATTCATACAGTACTCATACGCGCACTGCCATGCCGCTCTATCTGTCTGACTCCATCTTGCTGGAAGCACACTATTTCGGTGACGATGCTGAGTACGTGCGCCTGCCCTGCGCGCAGGTCAGCGTCGGCAGCGGCGCCATCGTCGTGCAGGGCATCGAGCTGCGGCACCTGCAAGCTCTACGCTGGACACCCGATTTCCTCTCTTTTGACGCCAGCGGCGATCATCACCGGTACCCCGTCGGCCGACCGGCCTTCATCGGCCCCGACCGCGCGCAGTTTGCCCTGCTCTGACCGCCCCTGACCGTCCCGACAAGCGCCAGCCACGCCAAGCCATGCAAGCCGACACCACCGCCGACCGACTGATTCACGAACTGGGCCTGCAGCCTCATCCCGAAGGCGGCCATTTCCGCGAGACCTACCGGAGTACCGAGAGCGTCCGATGCAGCGATGGCCGGATTCGCAGCGCATCGACCGCCATCTACTACCTGCTGCGCGGCGGGGATTACTCCGCCTGGCACCGCATTCGCTCGGACGAGCTGTGGCACTTCCATGCCGGCACGCCGCTCGATGTGCATGTACTGACTGACGACGGCAAGCTTGTCACGCATCGGCTTGGCAATCCGCTCGAATATCCGGACGCGGTATTCCAGGCCATGGTGCCCGCCAACCATTGGTTTGCCGCCGAACGCGTATCGTCAGGACCCGAGGCTTTCTCCCTGCTTGGCTGCACGGTTGCGCCCGGGTTCGAGTTCAGCGAATTCGAACTCGCGCAGGCCTCCGACCTTGCCAGCGCGTTTCCAGCGCATGCCGCGAAGATCCTGGGGTTCGCGCGCCGACCCGCATGAGCGCTCGCTGTGCGCTGGCTGGAAACCCCGTGCCCGCATGCTAGGATGGCTCAAAGAGTCCGGGAGACATCCATGGCCCAGAAGCGCTACCACGAACTGCCCACCGGGGAACGCGACGCATTCGAAGCCGCCTGTGCCCGGCACGGCTTTGTCCCCGAGGACTTCGAAGTCAGCGTGCAAGAGCATGCTGCCAATGCGCAAAGGACCATCAGCATCGGACGCGTCGTCGGTAGCCAGTTCGAGCAGTATGCGACAGCGGATGGAATCGACTGGGTGGCCTTGTTCGAGCGGGATCTGGCCGGCGACGTGTTTGGGTTTCCCTTGGCGGATTGAGGCAAGCCCCGGGTGTCGAGCGCTTTAGATACCTTATCGATTTGCGAGGGTGCTGAGGAGCCTTGGCCCGCTGCGCTCTCCGACAAGGATTGCAGTGGCCGGCCGCGTGATATTGGAAGACTTCCAATATGAACCGCGCACGCGCTACCGTACGCTACAAATAAAAAACCCGCTTGGCCTTATACCAAGCGGGTTCTGTCTGGTCGGGGCGAGAGGATTTGAACCTCCGACCACCTGCACCCCATGCAGGTACGCTACCAGGCTGCGCTACGCCCCGAAGAAAAAGATTATAGCAGAGGCATTTCCCAGATGACCAGCGGTTCTACTGAAATTTATGCCCGCCGCGCGATCTGCTGAAGCTGGGCAAGCAGGTGCTGCACCTCCACGAGTTCGCCACGCAGATTGGCGATATCCACCGATGGTACCGAGGTTTCGGCCGCAGCTTGCGCAGGCGATTCTTCCGGCTCAGCCATCGCCTGGTGATGAGCCTGCCGACCTTCGTCGAGACGATTGCGCGCACCGTTGATAGTGAAGCCCTGCTCGTACAGCAACTCGCGAATACGCCGGATCAGCAGGACTTCGTGGTGCTGGTAATAGCGCCGGTTGCCCCGGCGCTTGACCGGCTTGAGCTGGGTGAATTCCTGCTCCCAGTAGCGCAGCACGTGCGGTTTCACCGCGCACAGTTCGCTGACTTCGCCAATGGTGAAGTAACGCTTGGCAGGAATGGGCGGCAGCGCAACGCGCTCGCTGGATTTGTCCGACATGAGAGGTGTAGACAGGCGTCAGGCCATGCCGGCCGGTTTGGGTTGGCGCTTCGATCAGCGCGCCCTGAAGCATACAGACGCCCGCTGCGGCAAGCAATCCGCCGTTCGGGTGGTCTCTGCGGTCAACCGGGAACACTCAGGCCGGCGCGCTCTTCCACCTGGCTCTTGAGCTTCTGGCTGGCATGGAACGTCACCACGCGGCGCGCGGTGATCGGAATCACCTCGCCGGTCTTCGGATTACGGCCCGGCCGCTGGGGCTTGTCACGCAACTGGAAGTTGCCGAAGCCGGACAGCTTGACACTGTCACCCTGCTCCAGGGCCTCACGAATAACGTCGAAGAAGGCTTCGACCATGTCCTTCGATTCGCGCTTGTTCAGGCCCACCTGGTCGAACAGCATCTCGGCAAGTTCCGCCTTGGTCAGTGTCGGCACTTCCGTGCCACGGATGTCCGGCATGGAGTCGTCGTCGCGGGAGGAAGCCTGCCGGTCGCTCATCTCGCCCAAAGCTGCTGCGGTCATGGAGTTCGCGTCTCGATCATTCATTTCGATCGCTCAAGGAATTCTGTCTGGCGATCCGCCCGGGTGCACTGCCCGGGCGCCCTGTCTGGTGTGCGTGCTGGGGGCTGGTGGTCAGCCGCGCAGGCGGGCCTGGAAGGCTTCGCCCAATGCGTCGACCATGCAGCGCACCGCGCTGTCGACGGTCTCGTCCTGCAGGGTCGACCCAGTATCTTGCAAGGTCACCCGGAACGCAAGGCTTTTCTCGTCGGCCCCAATGGAGGCCGATGCAGCCTTCGGACGGAACTCGTCGAACAGCACCAGGCTCTGGCAATAGCGGCCATAACCCTGCTTGTCG
Encoded proteins:
- a CDS encoding integration host factor subunit alpha codes for the protein MNDRDANSMTAAALGEMSDRQASSRDDDSMPDIRGTEVPTLTKAELAEMLFDQVGLNKRESKDMVEAFFDVIREALEQGDSVKLSGFGNFQLRDKPQRPGRNPKTGEVIPITARRVVTFHASQKLKSQVEERAGLSVPG
- a CDS encoding cupin domain-containing protein, translated to MQADTTADRLIHELGLQPHPEGGHFRETYRSTESVRCSDGRIRSASTAIYYLLRGGDYSAWHRIRSDELWHFHAGTPLDVHVLTDDGKLVTHRLGNPLEYPDAVFQAMVPANHWFAAERVSSGPEAFSLLGCTVAPGFEFSEFELAQASDLASAFPAHAAKILGFARRPA
- a CDS encoding acetyl-CoA hydrolase/transferase family protein, which translates into the protein MYKERIRLPRLLDKVVSADTAAELIRDGMTVGMSGFTRAGDCKEVPFALARRAATEPLRITLMTGASLGNDIDKVLAQADVIARRLPFQSDETLRRKINAGEVMFIDQHLSETVEQLRSGQIAPVDVAVVEAVAITEQGGIVPSTSVGNSASFAMLARKVIVEINMNMPLALEGFHDIYFPVQRPYRQPIPLISAEQRIGLPYIPIDPEKIAAIVITGKDDSPSNALPPDEGTRQIAGHLSEFLGREVRAGRLSPSLQPLQAGIGTISNAVLHGLIDSPFHDLKMYSEVLQDSTIELLDSGRLAFASASSVTLSRPVYQHFIANLERYRSRLVLRPQEISNHPEILRRLGLITINTALECDIYGNVNSTHVGGTHMMNGIGGSGDFARNAHLSVFVTKSVAKGGDISSIVPMVAHVDHTEHDVDIIVTEHGLADLRGLAPRERARQVIDNCADPAYRDVLNDYFRRASRLGGQTPHLLEEALSWHVRYRDLGTMRASVPQHAMAA
- a CDS encoding MerR family transcriptional regulator, with the translated sequence MSDKSSERVALPPIPAKRYFTIGEVSELCAVKPHVLRYWEQEFTQLKPVKRRGNRRYYQHHEVLLIRRIRELLYEQGFTINGARNRLDEGRQAHHQAMAEPEESPAQAAAETSVPSVDIANLRGELVEVQHLLAQLQQIARRA
- a CDS encoding MarR family transcriptional regulator, with translation MHSKPLEPNEPVVLALMDAVTAWQGALEQTLSASGLNYGKWLLLRAIMQNAFVRHEPLAGVMPIDAARAEHMLGELQRDGWIEYSDSGAPRISAAAEGRVERVWQAVKALHSVSVSPFSSHERVALGALLQRMKLTLSDHSARRSRNPANEPVTLHTAAGRVGAGGTGAAQPMSA
- a CDS encoding NAD-glutamate dehydrogenase encodes the protein MPQENEEKVAHLQEEMLAFARERLPAAGFELLGPILRHYYDQTDADDLIHRDVADMYGAVMAHWQTAQKFVPGTARIRVYNPNLEEHGWHSDHTVVEIVNDDMPFLVDSVTMEINRLGLVLHSAIHPVFRVWRGVKGSIEKIELGGAGSDAESHLESFIHFEVDRTGEPARLEALRSGIARVLGDLRAAVEDWQRMREITETTIGTMAQAPDAASADSTEGRAVLEWMLDDHFTFLGQRDYELISQDQRYFLRGVPGTGLGILRESLRAPEAEDLTPLPAAATSIIQGSSPIFLTKANSRSTVHRPGYLDYIGVKLLDANGKLFGERRFVGLYTSTAYTSPIAEIPLVRRKCANILARAGFLAKGHLYKSLVTILEQYPRDELFQIDEDELFDIAIGILRLQEHQRTRLFVRRDRFDRFVSCLVFVPRDKYNTDLRQKIQKILMSAFHGNACEFTPLLSESPLARIQLTVRGEPGSMPQVDTQELEARIVQASRRWQDDLAEALHESRGEEQGNRMLRQYGGSFPAGYREDYPARTAVRDIELMEHALRGNGIAMNLYRPIEAVPGAFRFKVYRAGEPIALSHSLPMLEHLGVRVDEERPYLIEPDSGAPFWIHDFGLEIADSAGGADFDIERIKALFEDAFARAWNGEIENDDLNRLVLRAELAARDVTILRAYAKYLRQVGSTFSDAYIERALTGNPAIAARLVALFVARFDPAAAATRDARCQQLLADIETALDQVPNLDEDRILRLFLGVVNATVRTNYFHRDTGGQPRPYVSFKFNPSQVPGLPEPRPMFEIWVYSPRVEGVHLRGGRVARGGLRWSDRREDFRTEVLGLMKAQMVKNTVIVPVGSKGGFVVKRPPPPTDRDAFLQEGIACYQTFLRGLLDLTDNLVAGALVPPPDVVRLDDNDPYLVVAADKGTATFSDFANAISGEYGFWLGDAFASGGSVGYDHKKMGITARGAWESVKRHFREMGIDTQTTDFTVAGVGDMSGDVFGNGMLLSPHIRLVAAFDHRHIFLDPDPDPVSSLQERVRMFALPRSSWADYDSKLISAGGGVFPRTAKTIALSPQVQAVLGVTASTLSPAELIHAILMAPVDLLYNGGIGTYVKSSQETHQQAGDRTNDAVRVNGAELRCKVVGEGGNLGFTQLGRIEFARRGGRINTDAIDNSAGVDCSDHEVNIKILLGQVVAEGEMTEKQRNKLLAEMTDEVGLLVLQDNYYQTQALSVAGRNSAALLDGEARQIRWLERAGRLNRALEFLPGDEEIVERKAAGEGLTSPERAVLLAYSKMWLYDELLASDVPEDKLVADLLVDYFPVPLRQRYGDAMQRHPLRREILATHLTNLLVNRIGATFVHRMMEETDAGPAEIVRACLLARDVFGLTALWQEIDALDNRLADAEQARMFSAVGQLLERACLWFIRYLRTGGTAEAGMARFAQSAQWLTPQLPALLPQADAAALAERAQALTEAGVEPALAQKVASRDIAAAALDIAEVAASCNRPLELVAGVYFALDTQLSFNWLRERAQALPADTHWDLLARTTTLDDLGRLKRALMTSVLAQSGDYDTAEALIDAWRANRQAALERFTRMLTDQRASGATGLSMLSVAIREIGMLERS